From a region of the Myroides sp. JBRI-B21084 genome:
- a CDS encoding sigma 54-interacting transcriptional regulator yields MVNAIELAKQVAKTDTTVLILGETGTGKEVFAQAIHQASNRNNKKFVAINCSSFTKEILESELFGHKAGAFTGAVKETKGLFEEAHNGTIFLDELGEMALELQAKLLRVLGTGEFLKVGDTTPVKVNVRIIAATNKNLDEEILNHNFRSDLFYRLSVFTINLPSLKERKKDIQILASSFALFFAQRMNKQNIQLSEDYINALENNVWKPTLPLVFS; encoded by the coding sequence ATAGTCAATGCTATTGAACTTGCAAAACAAGTAGCCAAAACAGATACTACTGTTTTAATTTTAGGAGAAACAGGTACAGGAAAGGAAGTTTTTGCTCAAGCAATCCATCAAGCTAGTAACAGAAATAATAAAAAATTTGTTGCAATAAACTGTTCTTCATTTACTAAAGAAATATTAGAAAGCGAACTTTTTGGGCATAAAGCAGGTGCATTTACAGGAGCAGTAAAAGAAACTAAAGGTCTTTTTGAAGAAGCACATAATGGCACCATTTTTCTTGATGAGTTGGGAGAAATGGCTTTAGAATTACAAGCAAAATTATTAAGAGTTTTAGGAACTGGAGAATTTTTAAAAGTTGGAGATACTACGCCAGTCAAAGTTAATGTTCGTATTATTGCAGCAACAAACAAAAACCTAGACGAAGAAATATTGAATCATAACTTTCGAAGTGATTTATTTTATAGATTGTCTGTTTTTACAATAAATCTACCGTCCTTAAAAGAACGTAAAAAAGATATTCAAATATTGGCTTCGAGTTTTGCATTATTTTTTGCTCAAAGAATGAACAAACAAAACATACAACTATCTGAAGATTATATAAATGCTTTAGAAAACAATGTTTGGAAGCCTACATTACCACTTGTTTTTTCATAA
- a CDS encoding response regulator, with product MKKILIIDDEEKLRALLARIISLEGFKVIQANDCKSAFSKLEKSKIDIVLCDVKLPNGNGVELSKNIKEKYPLLEIILLTA from the coding sequence TTGAAAAAGATATTAATAATAGATGACGAGGAAAAGTTAAGAGCTTTGCTAGCAAGAATTATTAGTTTAGAAGGATTTAAAGTTATTCAAGCAAATGATTGTAAATCTGCATTTAGCAAACTAGAAAAATCAAAAATTGATATAGTTCTTTGTGATGTAAAACTACCTAATGGTAATGGAGTTGAACTTTCAAAAAATATCAAAGAGAAATATCCACTTTTAGAAATAATTTTACTTACAGCTTAG
- a CDS encoding DUF6660 family protein yields the protein MQHIFIKFEDNMKLFSSIMALYMMVLFIMPCTDMVEKNLTQIQNHSTEIAHQETHKHDEAQDLCTPFCLCNCCGMVTGVVLQQNFFEIEIIQPLALNLPKPKIYYKTVFLPRYYGEIWQPPKIIT from the coding sequence TTGCAACATATTTTTATTAAATTTGAAGATAATATGAAATTATTTTCTTCCATAATGGCACTTTATATGATGGTATTGTTTATAATGCCTTGTACTGATATGGTAGAAAAAAATTTAACTCAGATTCAAAATCACTCTACTGAAATAGCCCACCAAGAAACTCACAAACATGATGAAGCGCAAGATTTGTGCACCCCTTTTTGTTTATGTAACTGTTGTGGAATGGTAACGGGAGTAGTTCTTCAACAGAATTTTTTTGAGATTGAAATAATACAACCTTTAGCTTTAAACTTACCTAAACCAAAAATATATTATAAAACCGTTTTTCTACCTAGATATTACGGTGAGATTTGGCAACCCCCTAAGATTATTACCTAA
- a CDS encoding helix-turn-helix domain-containing protein produces the protein MLEFVTIKDIQKALGEWCKLLRKREKLTQQDLASELDLSPITISKLENGENATLETVLKILQYFDEMNSFNQFIQSRITNLNESKSLY, from the coding sequence ATGTTAGAGTTTGTTACCATAAAAGATATTCAAAAAGCATTAGGCGAATGGTGTAAGTTATTGCGTAAACGCGAGAAATTAACGCAACAAGACTTAGCTTCTGAATTAGATTTATCGCCAATAACTATTTCTAAACTTGAAAATGGTGAAAATGCTACGCTTGAAACTGTTTTAAAAATATTACAATATTTTGATGAAATGAATAGTTTTAATCAGTTTATTCAATCTAGAATAACGAACCTAAACGAAAGTAAATCTTTGTATTAA